One genomic region from Mytilus trossulus isolate FHL-02 chromosome 9, PNRI_Mtr1.1.1.hap1, whole genome shotgun sequence encodes:
- the LOC134685222 gene encoding dual specificity protein phosphatase 3-like isoform X2: protein MDEKKCTVDELQNVITAPTGGLTMLPSTAYDEVYPNLYLGEDTIALSRVGLRNLGITHLLNVAQGNSKYHVNANDVMYHKVNIEYMGLEATDQMNFDLSIYFEKGANFIETGLKSGGKVMVNCKQGVSRSATLVLAYLMIKCHMTAQEAVRTVRAKREIDPNEGFLQQICDLNETLKKAGHFDITSS from the exons ATGGATGAAAAAAAGTGTACAGTTGATGAACTTCAAAATGTGATCACTGCTCCTACTGGTGGATTGACAATGCTACCCTCCACTGCTTATGATGAAGTATATCCAAATCTATATCTCGGAGAGGA TACAATAGCACTAAGCAGAGTAGGCCTGAGAAATTTAGGAATAACTCATCTGCTTAATGTGGCACAAGGAAATTCCAAGTATCATGTGAATGCAAATGATGTAATGTACCATAAAGTTAACATTGAGTATATGGGATTAGAAGCTACAGACCAAATGAACTTTGACCTTTCCATTTATTTTGAGAAAGGAgcaaattttatagaaacagGATTAAAAAGTGGag GAAAAGTAATGGTAAATTGTAAGCAAGGGGTTAGCAGATCAGCAACGTTGGTTCTTGCATATCTTATGATAAAATGTCACATGACAGCACAAGAAGCAGTACGAACTGTCAGAGCTAAGCGAGAAATTGATCCAAATGAAGGATTTCTACAACAGATCTGTGATTTAAATGAAACTCTCAAGAAAGCTGGACATTTTGATATAACATCAAGTTGA
- the LOC134685223 gene encoding tRNA (cytosine(38)-C(5))-methyltransferase-like codes for MTDIIRVLELYSGIGGMHCALQDSGIQYEVVAAIDVNTTANKIYRHNFKGTYLIENGIEKLTVTQIDRMKIDMILMSPPCQPFTRVGKKLDVDDLRTKSFLHLLDLLPQLTHCPSYILVENVKGFEESQTRDLLIKALQKCQFHLQEFMLTPLQFGIPNSRLRYYMIAKRLPVNPNYSWSNTEQLCYSVPSVVQPYLRYKILCDTENRCYHTDKGANPDMISTLTSKKEETNSLPQNLDCENMTASKLDECTGCSKNKCEEEDWMLVSHNDGEGDSSKTNKEPVLAKRLKTKHSYDTADEKHSNEDDSKPLCFMCDNESRLMEESQLLRQDDETETYHGKCLQLHHFLEKQSAEYFNKHKLPVKDLKRFIVMDVVFPCIRKSICFTKRYGHYMEGAGSIIQMSTDTEDVTGACQLKKEAVEKKNNKNWGEKEIAIIRKLQLRYFTPREIANLLCFPETFDFPEDVSTIQKNRVLGNSLNVHVVSVLIRLLTM; via the exons ATGACAGATATAATAAGAGTATTAGAACTTTATAGTGGTATAGGAGGAATGCATTGTGCACTTCAAG ataGTGGCATCCAATATGAAGTGGTAGCAGCAATAGATGTAAATACAACAGCAAACAAAATTTACAGACATAATTTCAAAGGAACATACCTTATAGAAAATGGCATAGAG AAACTGACAGTAACACAGATTGATCGAATGAAAATAGATATGATACTGATGAGCCCTCCTTGTCAACCATTCACTAGAGTTGGAAAAAAACTAGATGTTGATGATCTCAGAACAAAATCATTTCTTCATCTCTTAGATCTGTTGCCTCA aCTGACACATTGTCCATCTTACATTCTAGTAGAAAATGTGAAAGGATTTGAAGAGTCACAAACTCGAGACTTGCTTATCAAAGCTTTacagaaatgtcaatttcatttacAG GAGTTCATGTTGACACCATTACAATTTGGAATACCAAACTCAAGACTGAGGTACTACATGATTGCCAAAAGACTTCCAGTCAATCCAAATTATTCATGGTCAAATACTGAACAa CTTTGTTACTCAGTACCTAGTGTTGTGCAGCCTTACTTAAGGTACAAAATACTATGTGACACAGAAAATAGATGCTACCACACTGACAAGGGAGCTAATCCTGACATGATCTCAACGCTTACCAgcaaaaaagaagaaacaaataGTTTACCACAGAACTTAGACTGTGAAAATATGACCGCATCCAAATTAGATGAGTGTACTGGgtgttctaaaaataaatgtgaagaGGAAGACTGGATGCTTGTCAGTCATAATGATGGAGAAGGTGATAGTTCAAAAACAAACAAGGAACCAGTTTTGGCTAAAAGATTAAAAACCAAACATTCATATGATACAGCAGatgaaaaacattcaaatgaaGATGATTCAAAACCATTGTGTTTTATGTGTGACAATGAAAGCAGATTAATGGAAGAAAGTCAGTTGTTGAGACAGGATGATGAAACAGAGACATACCATGGTAAATGTCTACAGCTACATCATTTTCTGGAGAAGCAGTCAGCAGAATACTTCAACAAACACAAATTACCTGTCAAAGATCTGAAGAGATTTATTGTAATGGATGTCGTATTTCCATGTATTAGGAAATCTATCTGCTTTACCAAAAG GTATGGTCACTATATGGAGGGAGCAGGATCAATTATCCAGATGTCAACAGATACTGAG GATGTTACTGGAGCATGTCAGTTGAAAAAGGAGGcagtagaaaagaaaaataacaagaattgGGGAGAAAAAGAAATAGCCATAATTAGAAAATTACAACTGAGATACTTCACTCCAAGGGAGATAGCAAACCTTCTTTGTTTTCCAGAAACATTTG ATTTCCCTGAAGATGTTTCCACAATACAGAAAAACAGAGTACTTGGGAACAGtctaaatgtacatgtagtatctGTCCTGATTAGACTTCTGACAATGTAG
- the LOC134683647 gene encoding uncharacterized protein LOC134683647, translating to MSSNCESNFSKFEMENSTTSAAIYDQDILTLTPTTTLSDVVAATIHDISSDNDSSCLDQYLGTNASSNTDQHLTASESSCQYQSNEAPPPAHNNHELSSNYAYHKSCQYQSNAAMVTPTNKRRPSPIQTTPSYFSPSGDSRFNDSLSGLLGSPPPDSPLASNPFFGDLQYVLANECKTTTKSMPDSLMLTMTTQPQPDVFYREQLLQSRFSKLEPRFPQDVKQLSNFYRYQAAIVETDRFRTLHQQPYYADYQRSLNRYFDTQLHQIMERVEKSLTLLEESTAVIRQQPSIIKPRPQLSKKAIRVMEDWYENHLEHPYPSGTVIDQIAVQGNVTVEQVKKWFANKRNRSNNTRTLTEIARQKRRRAMQKLL from the coding sequence ATGTCTTCGAATTGTGAAAGTAACttctcaaaatttgaaatggaAAACTCAACTACCAGTGCTGCCATCTACGACCAAGATATTCTGACCCTGACACCAACAACTACACTGTCAGATGTTGTCGCTGCCACCATTCACGACATAAGCAGTGATAATGATAGTAGTTGTCTAGACCAATACCTTGGTACCAATGCAAGCAGTAACACAGACCAGCATCTAACTGCTTCAGAATCATCCTGTCAGTACCAGTCTAATGAAGCTCCACCACCTGCACATAACAACCATGAACTGTCAAGCAACTATGCATATCATAAGTCATGTCAGTACCAGTCAAATGCAGCCATGGTTACACCAACAAACAAGCGTCGACCATCACCAATTCAGACGACACCATCATACTTCAGTCCGAGTGGTGACAGCAGATTCAACGACTCACTATCAGGTCTACTGGGATCACCACCACCAGATAGCCCACTAGCAAGCAACCCATTTTTCGGAGATTTGCAATATGTACTCGCTAACGAATGTAAGACTACAACAAAATCAATGCCAGATTCGCTGATGTTGACCATGACAACCCAACCACAGCCAGATGTATTCTACAGAGAACAATTGCTCCAGTCGAGGTTCAGCAAGTTGGAACCAAGATTTCCACAAGACGTTAAGCAACTTTCAAACTTTTATCGGTACCAAGCAGCCATCGTAGAAACCGACAGATTTCGCACTCTGCATCAGCAGCCGTATTATGCTGACTACCAAAGATCACTCAACAGATACTTCGATACACAGTTACATCAAATCATGGAAAGAGTAGAAAAGAGTCTGACACTTCTGGAGGAGTCTACAGCTGTCATCCGACAACAACCATCCATCATCAAACCACGCCCACAACTATCAAAGAAAGCTATCCGGGTAATGGAAGACTGGTACGAAAATCATCTAGAACATCCATACCCATCAGGAACAGTCATTGATCAGATAGCAGTGCAGGGTAATGTAACAGTCGAGCAAGTAAAGAAGTGGTTCGCCAACAAAAGGAACCGCAGTAACAACACCCGTACATTGACAGAGATTGCCCGTCAGAAACGTCGCCGTGCTATGCAGAAATTGTTATGA
- the LOC134685222 gene encoding dual specificity protein phosphatase 3-like isoform X1, which translates to MFSYRFRFHFRFVCFVFYNVTYYNWPCGKKNPIEMDEKKCTVDELQNVITAPTGGLTMLPSTAYDEVYPNLYLGEDTIALSRVGLRNLGITHLLNVAQGNSKYHVNANDVMYHKVNIEYMGLEATDQMNFDLSIYFEKGANFIETGLKSGGKVMVNCKQGVSRSATLVLAYLMIKCHMTAQEAVRTVRAKREIDPNEGFLQQICDLNETLKKAGHFDITSS; encoded by the exons ATGTTTAGTTATCGTTTCCGGTTTCACTttcgttttgtttgttttg TGTTTTATAATGTGACTTATTACAATTGGCCTTgtggaaaaaaaaacccaattgaAATGGATGAAAAAAAGTGTACAGTTGATGAACTTCAAAATGTGATCACTGCTCCTACTGGTGGATTGACAATGCTACCCTCCACTGCTTATGATGAAGTATATCCAAATCTATATCTCGGAGAGGA TACAATAGCACTAAGCAGAGTAGGCCTGAGAAATTTAGGAATAACTCATCTGCTTAATGTGGCACAAGGAAATTCCAAGTATCATGTGAATGCAAATGATGTAATGTACCATAAAGTTAACATTGAGTATATGGGATTAGAAGCTACAGACCAAATGAACTTTGACCTTTCCATTTATTTTGAGAAAGGAgcaaattttatagaaacagGATTAAAAAGTGGag GAAAAGTAATGGTAAATTGTAAGCAAGGGGTTAGCAGATCAGCAACGTTGGTTCTTGCATATCTTATGATAAAATGTCACATGACAGCACAAGAAGCAGTACGAACTGTCAGAGCTAAGCGAGAAATTGATCCAAATGAAGGATTTCTACAACAGATCTGTGATTTAAATGAAACTCTCAAGAAAGCTGGACATTTTGATATAACATCAAGTTGA